One segment of Drosophila mauritiana strain mau12 chromosome 3R, ASM438214v1, whole genome shotgun sequence DNA contains the following:
- the LOC117145372 gene encoding segmentation protein fushi tarazu, translating to MATTNSQSHYSYADNMNMYNMYHPHSLPPTYYDNSGSNAYYQNSSTYQSYQGYYPQESYSESCYYYNNQEQMTTHTVPPVQPTTPPKTNKRKAEEDAASIIAAVEERPSTLRALLTNPVKKLKYTPDYFYTTVEQVKKAPAVTTKVAASPAPSYEQEYVTVPTPSASEDVDYLDVYSPQSQTQKLKNGDFATPPPTTPTSLPPVEGISTPPQSPGEKSSSAVSQEINHRIVTAPNGAGDFNWSHIAETLASDCKDSKRTRQTYTRYQTLELEKEFHFNRYITRRRRIDIANALSLSERQIKIWFQNRRMKSKKDRTLDSSPEHCGAGYTAMLPPLESTGTATTGAPSVPVPMYHHHQTTAAYPAYSHSHSHGYGLLNDYPQQQTHQQYDAYPQQYQQQCSYQQHPQDLYHLS from the exons ATGGCCACCACAAACAGCCAGAGCCACTACAGCTACGCCGACAACATGAACATGTACAACATGTATCACCCCCACAGCCTGCCGCCCACCTACTATGATAATTCAGGCAGCAACGCCTACTATCAGAACAGCTCCACTTACCAGAGCTATCAGGGCTACTATCCCCAGGAGAGTTACTCGGAGAGCTGCTACTACTACAACAACCAGGAGCAGATGACCACCCATACTGTACCGCCCGTGCAACCCACCACCCCGCCAAAAACCAACAAGCGTAAGGCCGAAGAAGATGCTGCTTCCATCATCGCTGCCGTAGAGGAGCGACCCAGCACACTGAGGGCTCTACTCACCAACCCCGTGAAGAAGCTGAAGTACACCCCCGACTACTTCTACACCACCGTCGAGCAGGTGAAGAAGGCCCCCGCCGTAACCACCAAGGTCGCCGCCAGCCCCGCTCCCAGCTACGAACAAGAGTACGTGACTGTGCCCACGCCCAGCGCCTCCGAGGATGTCGACTACTTGGACGTCTACTCGCCCCAGTCGCAGACGCAGAAGTTGAAGAATGGCGACTTTGCAACCCCTCCACCTACCACGCCCACCTCTCTGCCGCCCGTCGAAGGCATCAGCACGCCACCCCAATCGCCGGGGGAGAAATCCTCGTCAGCTGTCAGCCAGGAGATCAATCATCGAATTGTGACAGCCCCGAATGGAGCGGGCGATTTCAATTGGTCGCACATCGCGGAGACTTTGGCATCAG ATTGCAAAGACTCGAAACGCACCCGTCAGACATACACCCGCTACCAGACCCTGGAGCTCGAGAAGGAGTTCCACTTCAATAGATACATCACCCGGCGTCGTCGCATCGATATCGCCAACGCCCTGAGCCTGAGCGAAAGGCAGATCAAGATCTGGTTCCAGAACCGACGCATGAAGTCGAAGAAGGATCGCACCCTGGACAGCTCCCCGGAGCACTGTGGTGCCGGCTACACCGCGATGCTGCCGCCACTGGAGTCAACAGGCACCGCCACCACCGGGGCACCATCGGTGCCAGTGCCCATgtaccaccaccaccaaacCACCGCCGCCTACCCCGCTTATAGCCACAGTCACAGCCATGGTTATGGCCTGCTCAATGATTACCCTCAGCAGCAGACCCACCAGCAGTACGATGCCTACCCGCAGCAGTACCAACAGCAGTGCAGCTACCAGCAACATCCACAGGACCTCTACCATCTGTCCTGA